The DNA sequence CACTAAAAtagcaatgaaaatatattaagaggATGGGAAAGAAGATGGGAATGGCCATAGAGAAAAGTGAAAGCCTCAACTAGCATAGGAGGAAAAATACGATCCCAAATAGGTAAGTAGATAACAGAACTAACAGATAAATCAAGGCCCAGCATTTTGTTTAGAGCTCTTGGGTAACTGCCAGAAGAAACAGTTAAAAAGAAGCAGAAATGGTTTCCCCTGGGGAGTAGGCTTTACAGGAAATGTAGGGTggggaagactgacttttaggtgTGCACAGATactattttgatataattttttgagggaaagaagaaaagatgaaaggaaaggagagaaggaagctaggagggaaggaagcaggcagGAAGGGAAAGGAGGCAAAGAAAAAGCCGAGCCTCTGGAGGCTGTGTACCCTGGCAGGTCACACCACCCCTTCAAACTTCAATTTTCCTCCTCTATTAAATGGAGCTAATAAAAACGACCTCTCCTGGCTGTTGCATTAAAGAGATGAGGCTGTGAGCTCAGGGTCCGTAACACAATAGGAGGTTTGACAGCCGGCCTGGTGCAtgagggtgggagggcagggtggGCTGTACCTGGGTCAAAGAATATGATGGCTTTGAGGCAGGCGTATTCATTGTCATCGATCTGCAGCTCCTGGAAGGGCAGCACCAGCTCGTCGAGGATGCGCATGGACACCCGGTTCATCTCTGCCAGCTCTGGGCAGTGCCGAGGGACGATGTAGTCATTGCCTGGGTTGGTCGGGAAGGAGAGTGGATGGGGAAGCCACTTTGGGGGTACCGCTCACCCCTAGCTCTGGACAGGCCTTACCTGTCACAGTGCAATGCAGCTGGTGCCCTGGGAGGAGGGCCCCATGGGGGTTAgcacacccattttacagatgaggaagctgaggcccagattAATGAAATGGAGTCCCTAGCCTGGGCCTGGAGCCTGGCTTTCTAGGACCCTTTCACATCATCCATGCTCTCTTCTCCAGCAGGTCCCACAAGACCGCTGACATTCAAGGGCCACTTGGGAGGTACCAAAGCATTAAGGTTAAGGGCCCAGTTTCTGGACTGCCCAGGTTGAATCCCAGTTCTACCACTAACAACCCAGATATATTCACATAAATTactttctgtgcctcaggtttTTTGTAAAAGGGGGATAAATAATTGCTTATCTCATAGGGTTGCTGTATTAAAggagttaacatttttaaagtactcaGGCTAATCTGTGGCCCATAGTGTGATCTATATCaacatctaaaataataaataacatgcCATGAAGGCACAGGTGACACAGGCTGGGGGTTGGTGCCTTTCCTGGCTGTCTCTTTTTCCTGCTCTAGAAAGCCCATCAGAATGCATGCAGTTTCCAGGGATGACCATGACTGTACTCTAACTTTAATGCTGGGTTACTTCAATTCATTGCATCCACATTTCCTTGCATCTGAGTGGAGTGTCCAGTTGAGAACATGGAAACAGGGCCATTCTTGGTCCATCTCACTCACCCCTGCAAGCTACCATGGAAATCTGTGCCTGCATGCATTCCACACTGGGCAAGCCCTGGCTGGGCAAGGCAGCCTCCTTACCTAGAAGCAGAACATCCTTGAACACCATGGATCGCTTGGTAGCCCCAAGCAGCAGGTGCTCACCAGCATGGGCTCTGAGCAGGGCCACCTGAAAGAGAGGGGATGGTGTCTGGCATCTGTGCCCTGGGAAGGCTGCACGTTGGGAAGGCTGCATCTGGCCGGCTCGATGACCCTGGGCCAGTCAGCTTAATGCTTCCCCTGCCTTTACCTGCCCAaactataaaatgggcataagaaAACTGCTGCCTTCCTCCCATAACTAATGAAACCAGGGTCCTGGAAAAGATCTGGCAGGAACCTGGAAGGGGAAAGAACATGTGCTCAGAGCCTAGACACCAAATACTGACTCTGTCAAGTCGAGCAAGTTGCTGCtcccctctgggcctcatttgtgtGCCTGGTGAAACTGTAAAACAGCATTCTGGGTTCTCAGCAGAGGTTCAAAGGCTTTCATCAAACTCTCAAGAAAAGTCTATGACCCAAAAAGCTCCCTAACTGTGGGTCCTGAATTCCTACCTATGGGCCAGCTACAGAAGATTATGAAGAGTGTTTTACGTGCAGATTCTTAGTCCCTACtaccagagattctgattctgtaTATATGGAGTGGGAGTGGGGTAGGGGGGGCAAGGGTCTGTATTTAACAAGCTTCCTCATTAATTCTGATATGCAATTATGTTTGGGAGCTCTGGAAGATCTCCAGCGCATCTGGCCACTCACATTGTAAGAGTCTAGGATTCTGAGTGAGTTACAAGAATTTGGACATGGATGTTGGCTTTTAAGGCAAAGGTGTGAACGCTGGTCCCTGGCCGGGGGTGAGCTTGACAGGCCCTGTTCCCTGCAAAGAGGCAAAGCAGCCTTTGAAGATTACAAGTCTGAGGCCAGGACCCGGCCAGCTCTCAGGAGGAATCTCCTGCCCTTTCAGAGCCATCTGCCTTAGTGCTTACATGAGGACCACAGGGTGGGCTGGTAAAAATAACAGCAGGCTGGTAGCCTCAAGGATCTTATCTGCAAGGTTGGGCGAGGGAGCTTTTTTCTAGCTGAATGAGGGAGGTTTTTCTAGCGGGCTAAAGTAGGAAGTAAAAATGCTTTTGTTCATCAGTTCATTTGATTGCTCTTTCTTTCATACAATGAGATGTTAGGTTCTTACTAAGTGACAGGTGatttcaggaaggaaggagagaaggatggaaggaaagtGAAGGTTGTGTGATATAGAGCAATGGGGCGAGGGGTCAGAGAAGGCCTCACTAAGGAGGTGAAACCATTCTAAGGCATGGGAGATGGCCGCACATGGTAAGcattcaatatgtatttgtttgaaagaaggaaggagaggatgagtggatgaaagaatgaatgagaaaactaCTAACTTCCTCTCCAGGTCTTGCCCCTCCTGAGCAGCCACCTGTGCTTACCTTGTCTGTCCCCATGTTAGGCCTTGGGAGGAtgacaggaaaagagaaatggcAAATGGCCTTGAAGGTGAGGGGCTGCTTACTGTGACCAGGACCAAAGGAGGCCAAGGATGCTTTTGACTGAGCACATCCCGCTCGctgggcactgggcagggctTTTCCCACTTACACCAGTGGCTCTCACACTGAGAGGCAGAAGACCTGGCATCAAACTCCAGCCCTGTAGCTGCCTTGCCCTGCAACCATGAGCAGGTAGCCTTCCCTCTCTAGACCCTAGTGCCCTTATCTGATGCCATCCAGCCTTCTAAGTTTCAATGGATTGAGGTCCAAAACaaatcaagaaacaaacaaactggGAAAGTTGTTCCTGGGGCAACTTCGACAGAACTGGGGTGTCCTTTGGGAGACAATGCCTCCTGATTATCCCAGGTGTGCCCTACCCATCTCAGGTAGGATGGGCTCCTTATACTCCAGGAAGGGGGAGCTAGGGACCTCCTGGCCTCAGGTCCAGCTCTCTGACATGGCAGCTATTCTAGGGGGTGGGCATGTGGCAGTAGGGGGTGGGGTGTTAATGATTGTCCTGTGTTATTGGCCACCCATCACTGCTCTCTGAGAATGCTCTGAGCCCTAGCCAGGGAGGTTTGGGTAGGAAATAGAGGTTAACAATTGCTCAGCTTGGGGGTGTCTTGCTGCCCTGCTGAGCCCCTGGGAAGGAACAGAAGGGATTAAACATTAATGTAGACTCTCCAGCAGAGGGGACCAAGGCCAGAACACAGGGAGCAAGGGAGAAGGCAGGGGCAGCTCAGCCACGAGCCCCGCGCTGACATCCCTCCAAGGTGGGGAGGGATCCATGAGAGAGGGCATTCGAGGCTGAGGACCAGCCGAGCCGGTGTTTTCACAATGTGTCCCACTGTAGGATACTAATAGCTGTTCCAGGAGAGTCTGGGTGTCAGAGGGATTTGAGAAGCCCTGGATTCTACCAAACCCAACAGCTGCCCTGCCTGCAGAATTTCTCAGAAACTTTAAGAGACTGACATACATTGTCAGTCTTTTGTGCAAATGTGCAAAACGCAGAGAAGCAAAGGCCCCAGGAGCTGTGTCAGAGGCATGGTCCATTGGTGTCCCAAGCTTCCTTCAGAGCTGAAAAGGTGCCACAGTGAAGCTCCCCTTTACTGGACAGGGAATATGCCTGAGGAGGCCCAGGGGGCACCCTGGGCAAGAGCTACCATTCTCAGTATCTCAGAAACTCATCTGCCCTCCGACCACCTCCTGCAAACCCCTTAATTCCCCTGGGACATTTTTGGTATTCCAAAGAAAGTACTTTGGGGAATAAAATGCTGAGTTAAACCATTTGGTGGGATACAAGGAAGACCCTGATGTTCAGGAAGCTGCTGCCTGAGCACTGAGCAGGTGTCCCATCACATGATTTATGCTTTGTAAATGGTGATGTCCTCAATCTCCCAACAACTTGCTGAAGCAGATATTATAATTCCctctttacagataagaaaactgaggctcagagagaggaagTTAATTTGTCTAAAATCACATAGAGAACCAGCCTTAGAGCCAGAGCTCAAGCCCAGATCTCCTGATCCTTGGCCAGGCCCCTGTCAACTTCCCCCCAGGACAGCTGCCTGATGCAGCGGCTAAGAGCCTGGACTTTGGAGCTTGCCTGCCTGGTTTTAATCCCAGCTGTGCTGgatactagctgtgtgaccttgagcaagttatttaacctctctgtgtcccagTTTCCTCCTCCATAAGATGGCAATACTAATAGTACCAACCACGTAGGGCTGTTGGAGGGGTTtgatgagttaatatttgtaaagcaatTTAAACAGCCCTGGGCACCCATGAGCATTATGTGTgtgttgttaaataaaataaaacaagtcatCCAAGGCTATGTGTCAGGTGGGCCAGCAGAATGTCCACCCTCACCTGGTCATCCAAGGGGAGCTCACAGAAAGCGGGGATGTACTTGGCCCACTCCACCAGCACCAGCAGCTGCTCCTTCATGGACTCACACACGTCTGCAATGCTGGCGATCTTTTTTGCCCGAATGTCTCCGTTGATCCCGGAGACGGGAGATGTGATCTGCAGGGAGACAAAGGAAAATGCTGAGAATGGCTGGGCCTTCCCtgccctctctgtccctgcaAGGAGCCCCTCCCCAGACAGTTTCCCTGTCTGCAGAAGgggagatggatggtgggtgCCTTCTCAGCTCTGGAAGAAGCTCAGGAGAAACCAGACAGAAGGAAGGATGATGAAGCAGGCAGAAATGAGGGAGGACATCTCTCCCAGGCCTTCACCTGATGCCTGCCCCTACCTCCTTCTGCACCTGCTCCTTAGAATCCTAAGGAACCCCTCAGCCCTAGAGGAGAAGCAGGGCAAAATCATCATCCTCATCTGATAGGTGAAGAAACCACAGCCCAGAGAGGTGCTAttatttgtccaaggtcacacagcaagggaTTGGCTGAGCCCCAGTTTCTACTCTCTCCACTCTGTCCACTACTCTGTTCTCTTGAATGAAGCTGATCTCAGGCCCTCAGTGAAAGCAAAGACTCTGCTTGGCCTGCAGAACATAGGCTGCAGGATGCCCTAGAAGGTGCCCCAGAGTgccagacctgggttcaagttctgTGTTTGCTAGtaaactggctgtgtgaccctgaattCAGTTTCCCTTTTGTGATATTCCAGGCCCTTTTGGCTGCTgctccagggcctggctggggagaACAGGGGTGGAGATGAGACTCCTCTTCAGTGTGGGGATTCTCAGGTAGGTGGAGGGTCACCCCAGTACCTGCTGGGACAGGACCTCAGCCTGCAGGAGGGCATTGATGGAGGGCAGGCTGCTGTCTTCGTAGCTTGACCTGCGAGTGCTGATCCGGTCCCGTTCATTTTGGACGGCTGCGAGGAGGCAGAGAGGTGAAGAGAGAGGGCAGGgatgtgggggagggaagggttGCCCCATGACTGATGAGGAGTGGGTGGGCGCAAGGGGAGATAGGTCAGCCTGGAAAGGGATATGGCAGGGCTCTCCCGGAGTGGAGGAAACACCGTTGGAGGTAGGAGGGGGTATCCAGGGGCAGGGCCCAGACCAGAGCATGGGAAAGAGGGGAGATGGATTTAAATCCATCTTGTGAAAGAACTTTCCAAGTGCCAGAACCACCGCCAACACGATGGGATGGCTGCAGGAGTGATCTACCAGTCACTGGAGGCATGCAAGATAGTGGTGGTTTGGCAGAGGGCTTATAGTGGGTCTGTGTGGATGACAGATTGTTAAGCTCTCTTTTGGAAAAGGGTCCCTTTCTTGCCAGATAAAAGTGTATTAAACAAGCAAAATGAATTGTTCTGGGTGACATGGAAACGGCCCAGGGATTCTTGAACACTGAGGCGGAAGATGGGGACAGTGGGATCCGGAGGCCCCGCCCTGGCAGTCTCACCTACCAGCCAGAGCTGCATGTGCTCAGAGGCAGCAAGGAAGGGCTctgtctccctcctgccccagcgcTGGGCTCTCCCAGGTGCTCAGAGACCCAGGGCGTCTGTCCACCAGGCCCCACAGTGCAGTGTGCATCCCCACCTGAGTCAGTCCTGGCTAAGGTGGAGGAGGCAcctcctgctgccctggcccttggagtctgtgaggccACGCTGCGAaatgaggctttgctgaggcttgAAGGAGGGAGGATGAGACAGCAGGCAACATGGGCTCCTGTCTGGGTAGAGTTGGCCACTCACTCCTGCGCTGGTAGAAACCACaacctcctctgggcctctgtttccccGTCCACACGGCTCCTCTGCAGTTTTCCCAACTCAGGAACCAGCAGGTTTACTCTCCCACTCCCTTCCTGGAATGGGAAGTCTTGCCCCAGTCCTCTTTCTGCTCACACCTCAAATGCTGTCAGGAATTCTTACAAAATCCAGCTGCAACTCCCCCTCCGGGCAGCCCTGCTGCCTCTCCCTGGAGGGCGCAGGCCCCCCGCACTGGTCACTCGGCTTCTGGCCTTGGGTCTGTGCACCTCTCAGCTGACAAAGGGGTCTGCTGAGACTGAACTCAGGTCATATCCCTCCTCGGCTCAAAACCAGTGCCCCCGCTGCCCGCGGAGCCGAGTCACACTTCCCTCTCTGCCCTTCACTCAGATCTCCCGTTGACTCACTGTCCATCAAGCCTGGCTCGCTGCTGTTCCTCAGACACTGCCATctcccccagggcctgggccgcctcagttccctctgcctggaactctTTCCCCACAGCTCAGCTTCTTCACTTCACTCCTGTCTTGGTGCAGATGTCCCCTTCCCAGGGACACCCTCTCTGACCGCCCTGTCTGGTGTGGCATTCCTCCCTCACGTTCGGCCCCTTgtctggctttatttttcttcttggcaCTTATTATAGAATTCTTCGTTCATTTCTTTACTCTCTGTCTCTCCATGAAAAGGAAAGCTCCAGAAAGCCAGAAGTTCATTCCTCTTGTTCACTGCTATAGTCCCAGTgactagaacagagcctggcacacagtaggtgctctgtAAATGCCTgttgaatgaaaggaagaaggtGCCGGATGGAGATGAGTCTAATGCTTAGCAGTACCCACGCCCTATTTCTCAGTGGAACCTTGACATCCCAGCTATCCAGCTTTCTCTTGATTTCACACATTATTGAAATCAGAGAAAGTCAAAAGTCTAAACAGAGTCAGTGGGGTATAACAGAGGTACCAAGGTAAAAAATCTCCTCTCCTGAGACCCACCCCCGTGGACAGGGCCAGTGCCCTGTCCAGcagccctcccagccccagctgcAGCCCTGCCGGCCACCACTCCCCTCCTGGCTGCCAGCGCTGCCCGCACCCACCCGGGCGCCAAGTGGAGGCGGGCCGAATAAAAGGGCTGCTGTCAGCAGCTGCGGGCTGGGCTCCTCAAGGTTAAGCCGGCGTTATCAGTGCCCGGCGCGAGCTCAGTCACGGAATGATGTTTTCCAAATGTTTGCTCAGTATTAGTGGGGTCGGGGACCTAATGTAACTTCTATTGAATATTAACTGGCCAGGGCAGAGGCGGAGAGGAGGATGAGTCTGTCTTCCCAGAGAACCGCTGCATGGAGGCCTgtggggggctgggcagggggtccAGGGAAGGGTCCATCAGACAGCGGCCAGCCCATGGCCAACCTGAGCCTCTCACACCCCCCACCAGGCTGCCTGGGCTGCGTTCCGATGGCAGCAGCTGGGCATTTGTCTTGGGTCTGCCAGCTTCGGCCCATGTGGGTGTCGTCTCCCTGGCCTTTTGTAATAGGAAAGAATTTATGACCTGCTATTGGGCCCACTGGCCACCAGATTTCTCTCCAGAATTTTTGTCCCCTCAGGGGACCCACTTCTGGCCACCATCCTCTGGTGAAGACTGACATGCCCATGAGATTTGCAGCCCTTCCTGGGCTCAAGAGGAAGTTTCGGGAATCTAGACCAGAGAAGAGGCCTCTCAAGCTGATTGCTACCTGTTTCAATCCCGGTCTGCTCAGCTCGGCGGGCCTGAGTTCTCACCCTAACTCACCCTTGACCAAAGCATGTCACCTTtttgacctcagtttccccatctgtaacgTGGGGAGGGGGTAGATTGGATGACCTCGTCTACACCTGGCTGGTCTATAAATCCTGTATTTGCAGCCCAGGCCTTCCTGTCCTAAGGGACTGCttttgggtttgaatcccagacTCCTCCTAAGGCcatgaaggaagagaaatgaaaacttgtccCAGTCTCCTGATCACTGAGGCTTCCATTGAGACTCTGTTGGCTTGGGGAACTTCCCTCCAGGCTGAGTGGGGTACTGGGTATAAAGCCTAGGGAAGGCTAGTAACACCCTCACTTCCCAGAGCCTGACCGCAGTGGCGAATGAACACTTTGCTCCCCCGGCCTGTTCTCACAGCAGCCAAGCAGCTGCAGGTGTCATGCTGTCCCGGCCAACCCAGGCATGTGCATAAGCACTAACATTCTCAGCCACACTCACTTGCCATCAGCCAGTCCTCCTAGCCTCCTGGCATAATGCCACCTTCCCTGAGCCAAGGAGCAATGACAATTTTCAACACAAAGCTGAGGCAGAATGGCCTGGGGCTCTCAGCCCCATCCGGGCACCGGGATATGGGCTGCCACCTCCTCAGCTCAGGCGCAGGACCTGGGAACAAACACACATGCCCCagtgggcaggtgggagggatTATTATCAACTCCCTCATTTTATTGATGGGAAAACTGGAGACAGAGGTCAGACACTTCCCTGAAGTGATACATGTGAAAATGACTCTGGTTGTTTAACAAGAGACATATATGAGGGCTCACCATGGGCAGGACCAGCACGTACAGCCTAGGAAGGCTGCCAACCCTTTTCCCACCTGCCTGTCACCAGGCCCGAAATTTTAACATGGGAGTTTCACGCTCTCAAACCCAGCATCTTAAACTATTAGGATAATAGTCACTGACCATTAGAACCACAGACTGTTAGGCCCTTGGACTATAGATTTCCATCTTTTCCTGCCTCTGGAGGTTCATACATGTGTTACATTCCCATTTCTAATGTTTCTTATTCACAGGATGCTTCCCACTTTGGAGGTGAGAGTGGGTGAGAAAGACTTAATCCCACTGAAAACTAGGTGGGGGGCATTTGCCCTTTGTAAAAGCTCCTCCGCCACTGAGAACCACGGAGATCTGGGTGCTGGGACTGTGGTGTTGAGAGCAGGAGGGGCCGTGGAGACCACCTTCCTCAGGGCCAGCACGCCCAGGCTTCCCAATAAGACTCATGAGCTCAAACCAAGGCTCTAAAGGGATGAGACACATAAGAGATTTCCTAGGAAGGAGGCTGAGAAAACGGGCGCCAAGCAGTGGAGGGGAGGCTGCTGAAGCCAATGTGCGCACATGCACAGGGCTAGACCGAGGTTGGGCGGATGTGCCACAGCTGCAGGCCAGAAGTGAAGGTCCCGGGGCTGATCCCAGAGCTGGAAAGTTGAGTtgaggggagaaggaaaggaagagatttGAAAATGAACTCAAGCCTCTCTAAGAAGCAGTTAAAGGATTTTTGCTTCATGGCATTGGGCTGAAAACATTTTAAACGTCCCTGAAGTCTAGAGGGCATAAAGGAGGCAGCCCTGAGCTTGAATCCCAAGTTCTGGGCTCAAACCTGGGGTCTTCCATtgaccagctgtggggacctggggAGTTGCTGAACCATTCttggcctcagttccctcatccaCGACAAGGGGGAATAATAACAGTGCCAGCCACATATGTTGTCATGAGAATGAAAGGAACTGTCAGTCATGGAAAAGCGCAGCCCAGTGATTGGAATCTGCTGGAAGCAGGAGCCTGGAGAGGGTTTGAGCGATGCAGTGttcccctcttcccctccttctGCACCCAGGAAGAGCCTGTTGCCCCATTCCCACTCCCTCGGAGGTGAAAACCTCAGCTCACCTGATGCTCAAGACCTGGGCCACTTGTCCCTGGGACAGGAAGCTCAGAAACAGGACCCGTCCCTACCTCCCATCCACATTTGCTGAGTCTGTGTGATGGGTACATGGACGTTTGCAAGGTCATTCTCTATACTTCCCCTAATGTTTGAAATCATACATTAAGAATAAAAGACCCAACGTGTCTGCCTGGTAGTGGTGAAGGCAGAGTAGGGGTTGCTGGGAAGCTGAGTAGCTGAGAGTGGGAGCTTATCTCTTCAAATCTTTTTCAAGACCaagcccagcccctccctgtgGCCAGATTTCCAGGCCCTTCCTTTTCTCAGCCAGCAGCCAGTCACCCTGGAGCCTGTCACCCAGTCATAAAGTAGTGCCTGTGGTTGTAAATGACTGCGGGAgctgtgggtgtgggtggggcagTGAGGCGGTAGGGCAGGGCTGGAGCTCACCTTCCTTTTTCATGCCAGCCCGGAAGCACTTCTTGAGCCTGCAGTAGCGGCACTGGTTCCTCTTGTCTTTGTCCACCACGCACTGTCGGCTAAATCTGGGGAGGGCTTGGGTAGTTGGATGGAGAAGGAACAGCCCTTTCCCTCCCCATACGGAACTAGAACCCTGCCGTCTGGTTGACCCCCCGCCGCATTGCCCCAACCCTTCATCCCAGGAGTTCTCATGTTCACCGTGAGAAAAGCCCTATAGACTCTAAGTCCAACCCTGTACTATAAAACAGGGGGACACAGGTTCGGAGAGGTGACACATGGCCCTGGACCACTTGGCCTGCTGTTAGAGATGAGTTGGGAGCCCTAGTCCCTTGAATGCCAGGGCACTGCCATTTCTCCCACATCCTATAGaagcccagagcccagcacaggctCCTGGTTTTTTCTGAGTCAATACTTGGTCCACATGAGCCATTCTCTGGGGAAGGATTGTAAGTACAGGCAGTGCCCCGTTGTGGTTATGGCTGGGACCCTGAATGTCAATCCAGGCTGTGCCACTGATTCAAGCTGGATGACGTTGGGCAAATTTCTAGCCCTCTCCAAGCCACAGCtccctcacctataaaatgggaataccaGAAACCACCTCAGAGGGCTGCTGACGGGtgaaaatgagataatacatggatGGGGCTTGGCACAGTATTTGTACATGGAGAATGCTCATAACTGACAgctgctattattttattattgttgctaCTCATAATGGGAGATGACTTCAAAGGAGAGATCTCCAAGGCTTTGGGAAGCTCTGAAGGTAGGTGGGAAGGCCTGGGGCCAATCCCCTATTTACCCTAGAAAAAGCACTAGATTGGGAGATGGACCCCACCCTCTGAGGCTTCAGAAGAAATCTGATCCTAGCCTCATGGATCCTCATTtactaaatgggaaaaataacaatGGGCTTATGGGGATGGTTAAATATAAGCAAAGACACAGtatggtgcctggcatatagcaagtGCTCAAATAAAGGGCAGCTGACAGCTTTATGATCAGTAAATAAGGTTCCTGGAATAGGTGTTCTCTTCTTGATCCACAGGCCTGAGAAACCAGAGGTGGCTTGGAGGCCTTGAAGGATAGGTGCCTCTGAGCCCTaaccacagagaagacagaccCTGGGGGACATTCCTGGCTCAAGTGTACCCATTTCCCTGCTGGCGCAGGGGCTGCTCACCTGCAGGAGTACATGTGGTTCTTCCTCACGCTCCTCCGGAAGAAGCCCTTGCAGCCATCACAGCTTGAGGCGCCGTAGTGTTTGCCTGTGGCCCGGTCCCCGCAGATAGCACACAGGGCGCTGACCCCCAGGCTGTTGGTCACGTTGAGGTTAGCACCTTCTGATGGGGATGTGTCTGCACCAGAAAAGAGTGAGGACTCAGGAGCCAAAAGTCACCTTCCAGAGGCCCTGCCTTCCTGATGGTTTAGATTCAGAAACCAATATGAGTGTTGTGCGATCTCCTGAAGGCTTCAGCTTCCGCCAGAGCTGGGTGCTATTCCCTCTCTTTcaatgaccttgagcaagtcccttGACATTTTGAAACCGCCATTTTGCATTTATAACCTAGGGGTGGTTGTGACACTGAATTCATTGCATCGTTTGCAAGAGTCTGCTTCTCCCCATGGAGGACATTGCTAGCCCCAGCTTTCTCTGGGAAATAATGAAAAACTGGTCACCTCCTAGGATGCATCTGACCCATACAGACCCTGAATGACTGGGCAGAGGGGGCTGTGGAAGAGACAGATACTCCCCCAGCATCTGCCCAGACCCAGGTCCTGTCCATTTCTCACTGGGTTTCTAGGGTTGAATGGGTCTCATTTGGTACCAGGGGCCCCACAAACTCATCCCGGGAATGGGAAGACATGCAGCAAGCACGATGGTTTGTTCGCCCTCCTGGAAGGGTCAGGGCAAGGATTTGGGCACCTCTTGATTGCCTCCTGCCCCAAGGGCAATAGCTACTGCATCTATATGAACatgaggagggggagaagagacaAGTGACGAAGATCTTAGATTGGATGCCGGGGGTCCCGGGCACTGGTGCAGATGCTGCTAACTcagctgtgaccttgggctagtcCCTTTTCCTTGCTTCAGTCTCACCAGGGTCTCAGTTTCCCTAAATGTATAAGGGGGCTGTTTGACAGGTCTGgttgtttcccttttttctttttcttttaacttcagCAGCTGAATCCTGTTTTTGTTGGCAAAACTTTCACCAAGGAGAGACCTCTTGGAGAAGATGATGAACACTGTGGACCATCTCCCCAGAAAAATGCATGCATACGCATACCACCCAGAGTCATACACACACGCACGTGTTTTCATAGAAACCCTGAGGCTGAGCTTCCAGGGAATACCCAGTGAAGAACCGGAGAGGGCATAGTGCTCTAGAGAAGAGCGCCGTCTCTGTAGCCCTTCT is a window from the Manis javanica isolate MJ-LG chromosome 5, MJ_LKY, whole genome shotgun sequence genome containing:
- the HNF4A gene encoding hepatocyte nuclear factor 4-alpha isoform X5, translating into MVSVNAPLGAPVESPYDTSPSEGANLNVTNSLGVSALCAICGDRATGKHYGASSCDGCKGFFRRSVRKNHMYSCRFSRQCVVDKDKRNQCRYCRLKKCFRAGMKKEAVQNERDRISTRRSSYEDSSLPSINALLQAEVLSQQITSPVSGINGDIRAKKIASIADVCESMKEQLLVLVEWAKYIPAFCELPLDDQVALLRAHAGEHLLLGATKRSMVFKDVLLLGNDYIVPRHCPELAEMNRVSMRILDELVLPFQELQIDDNEYACLKAIIFFDPDAKGLSDPGKIKRLRSQVQVSLEDYINDRQYDSRGRFGELLLLLPTLQSITWQMIEQIQFIKLFGMAKIDNLLQEMLLGGPCPAQEGLRGSSSEATHAHHPLHPHLMQEHMGTNVIVANTMPAHLSNGQMCEWPRPRAQAATPETPQPSPPGGSGSEPYKLLPGAIATIVKPPSAIPQPTITKQEVI
- the HNF4A gene encoding hepatocyte nuclear factor 4-alpha isoform X3: MRLSKTLVDMDMADYSAALDPAYTTLEFENVQVLTMGNDTSPSEGANLNVTNSLGVSALCAICGDRATGKHYGASSCDGCKGFFRRSVRKNHMYSCRFSRQCVVDKDKRNQCRYCRLKKCFRAGMKKEAVQNERDRISTRRSSYEDSSLPSINALLQAEVLSQQITSPVSGINGDIRAKKIASIADVCESMKEQLLVLVEWAKYIPAFCELPLDDQVALLRAHAGEHLLLGATKRSMVFKDVLLLGNDYIVPRHCPELAEMNRVSMRILDELVLPFQELQIDDNEYACLKAIIFFDPDAKGLSDPGKIKRLRSQVQVSLEDYINDRQYDSRGRFGELLLLLPTLQSITWQMIEQIQFIKLFGMAKIDNLLQEMLLGGPCPAQEGLRGSSSEATHAHHPLHPHLMQEHMGTNVIVANTMPAHLSNGQMSTPETPQPSPPGGSGSEPYKLLPGAIATIVKPPSAIPQPTITKQEVI
- the HNF4A gene encoding hepatocyte nuclear factor 4-alpha isoform X1 — its product is MRLSKTLVDMDMADYSAALDPAYTTLEFENVQVLTMGNDTSPSEGANLNVTNSLGVSALCAICGDRATGKHYGASSCDGCKGFFRRSVRKNHMYSCRFSRQCVVDKDKRNQCRYCRLKKCFRAGMKKEAVQNERDRISTRRSSYEDSSLPSINALLQAEVLSQQITSPVSGINGDIRAKKIASIADVCESMKEQLLVLVEWAKYIPAFCELPLDDQVALLRAHAGEHLLLGATKRSMVFKDVLLLGNDYIVPRHCPELAEMNRVSMRILDELVLPFQELQIDDNEYACLKAIIFFDPDAKGLSDPGKIKRLRSQVQVSLEDYINDRQYDSRGRFGELLLLLPTLQSITWQMIEQIQFIKLFGMAKIDNLLQEMLLGGPCPAQEGLRGSSSEATHAHHPLHPHLMQEHMGTNVIVANTMPAHLSNGQMCEWPRPRAQAATPETPQPSPPGGSGSEPYKLLPGAIATIVKPPSAIPQPTITKQEVI
- the HNF4A gene encoding hepatocyte nuclear factor 4-alpha isoform X4 — translated: MRLSKTLVDMDMADYSAALDPAYTTLEFENVQVLTMGNDTSPSEGANLNVTNSLGVSALCAICGDRATGKHYGASSCDGCKGFFRRSVRKNHMYSCRFSRQCVVDKDKRNQCRYCRLKKCFRAGMKKEAVQNERDRISTRRSSYEDSSLPSINALLQAEVLSQQITSPVSGINGDIRAKKIASIADVCESMKEQLLVLVEWAKYIPAFCELPLDDQVALLRAHAGEHLLLGATKRSMVFKDVLLLGNDYIVPRHCPELAEMNRVSMRILDELVLPFQELQIDDNEYACLKAIIFFDPDAKGLSDPGKIKRLRSQVQVSLEDYINDRQYDSRGRFGELLLLLPTLQSITWQMIEQIQFIKLFGMAKIDNLLQEMLLGGSSSEATHAHHPLHPHLMQEHMGTNVIVANTMPAHLSNGQMSTPETPQPSPPGGSGSEPYKLLPGAIATIVKPPSAIPQPTITKQEVI